One Macrobrachium rosenbergii isolate ZJJX-2024 chromosome 10, ASM4041242v1, whole genome shotgun sequence DNA window includes the following coding sequences:
- the LOC136842776 gene encoding carotenoid isomerooxygenase-like — protein MDLEVSISLADAALSEVTDMATDSQISPFGNRQCDSSDSGQYETEPDLSEGSAEENDVDGNRNRPMALDDVDGSRNRPMALDNVDENMDKATVFDENRATANQNCISADENVAHNRYDFSIVSNVKEIEPRLPESKGELKRNITTNDGNDLVIETSSDDSKPTIKLSRNSSFQGPMITSIRIGAPKRSASMDGEDLCPPELEYTISVSGQNNVTLQMTTAPSLRKTTCDKKVSTQNNCELQLLGGNSVEMAEEGLLSEHEIMVGNQTVRLRPKKAQNRNGCTTKSYSSQTEEMKRHSAEISQLRHALEQKINRNSPHRKSYHDSPYGGRRPLSAVGYSSLCGTPIKENKRPRESGTFVRRSVSHMSSPLHWRNDARNSVHVTDQKKLEFLSDGHQDFSNSYESGLCNEYHNIIGSNTHGTSCPQSYCDNFCPERNNRHCNTCTNKQFSHPYFCENEENITCRNKNLHNSLGIGSTCSHHKRASSIPGSMADKTQASGPTVEDDGRVNYYPNCDATIWLRSCEQEVTEPLSGEQIGQVPHWISGTLIRNGPGRLKVGDQKYNHLFDGSALLHRFHFKKGKVTYQNRFLRSRSYLRDTKAQRIVVNYFGTRAHPDPCRTILQNIASKFDFEEHFTDNAQISLYPYGDGLYALTETPFIFRVDPDTLDTHEKVDLTKYLAVLTHTAHPHVDRDGTVYNIGQGVGPLGPKYHICKFPNPKADKRGKIKSPFDQAQIVGSVGARWRLNPCYMHSFSMTENYWVIIEQPLVVSVPKILRVVIKQDALIDALQWYEKETKIHVIRRDTGATITTQYVTETFFFLHTINAYEDRGHIVLDIATYKNAEMLHCMYVEALKNASYDPSYARMFRGRPKRWVIPLRPNKDASVGTNLVTLPDTKCQGRWLKKNVIYLTPELLADIGCEVPRIHYEKHNGRPYQYFYAICSDVDHPNPGTLVKVDVVSKTHLEWSEDNIYPSEPVFVPHPLGKNEDDGVVLSALLRAKGLDNQVCMVILDAATFTLRARVEFLAPGPVPKCLHGWFVPEGNLKVHRKEQENISNREE, from the exons ATGGATCTAGAAGTGAGCATCAGTCTCGCTGACGCAGCCCTCAGCGAAGTAACAGACATGGCTACTGACAGTCAGATTTCTCCTTTCGGGAACCGCCAGTGTGACAGCTCGGATTCTGGTCAGTACGAAACAGAACCTGACTTGTCAGAAGGATCTGCGGAGGAGAATGACGTGGATGGAAACAGGAATAGGCCTATGGCTTTGGATGACGTAGATGGCAGCAGGAATAGGCCTATGGCCTTGGATAACGTAGATGAAAACATGGATAAAGCTACAGTCTTTGATGAGAATAGGGCGACGGCGAATCAGAATTGCATCTCCGCTGACGAGAACGTAGCACATAATCGGTACGATTTCTCCATTGTATCTAACGTCAAGGAGATCGAACCTCGTTTGCCTGAGAGTAAAGGCGAATTAAAGAGAAACATTACCACCAATGACGGTAATGACCTCGTCATTGAAACCTCATCGGATGATTCTAAGCCAACAATAAAACTTTCTAGAAATTCTTCTTTTCAGGGACCCATGATAACCAGCATCAGAATAGGAGCTCCCAAGAGGAGTGCCAGTATGGACGGTGAAGATTTGTGCCCACCCGAATTGGAGTACACCATCAGTGTATCAGGTCAGAACAATGTCACGTTGCAAATGACCACTGCTCCGTCTCTTCGTAAGACTACTTGTGACAAGAAAGTTTCAACTCAGAATAATTGTGAGTTGCAGTTGCTTGGTGGAAACTCGGTAGAAATGGCGGAAGAAGGGCTTCTCTCTGAGCATGAAATAATGGTAGGAAACCAGACAGTAAGGTTACGCCCCAAGAAGGCCCAAAATCGAAACGGGTGCACAACGAAATCTTACTCATCTCAGACAGAGGAAATGAAGCGCCATAGCGCAGAGATATCGCAGCTCAGACATGCTCTGGAACAAAAAATCAACCGAAATTCGCCTCACAGGAAGAGTTATCATGACAGTCCATACGGAGGCAGACGGCCCCTCAGTGCCGTTGGATATTCGAGTCTATGTGGCACCCCGATCAAAGAAAACAAACGCCCTAGGGAGAGTGGCACCTTCGTCAGGAGGTCTGTGAGCCACATGTCAAGTCCTCTTCACTGGCGGAACGACGCCAGAAACTCTGTGCACGTCACCGATCAGAAGAAACTTGAATTCCTATCAGATGGTCATCAGGATTTCAGCAACTCTTACGAATCAGGACTCTGCAACGAATATCACAATATTATCGGAAGCAACACCCATGGGACTTCCTGTCCACAGTCTTATTGCGATAATTTCTGCCCAGAGAGAAACAACAGGCATTGCAACACCTGCACCAACAAACAGTTTTCGCATCCCTACTTCTGCGAGAACGAAGAAAATATAACTTGTCGTAATAAAAACCTTCATAACTCCTTGGGAATTGGGTCTACGTGCTCACACCACAAGAGAGCCAGCTCTATTCCTGGGAGTATGGCAGATAAAACCCAAGCATCAG GGCCAACGGTGGAAGACGATGGAAGGGTCAACTACTACCCGAACTGCGATGCAACCATCTGGCTGAGGTCGTGTGAACAAGAGGTCACTGAGCCGTTGTCTGGAGAACAGATAG GACAAGTTCCCCACTGGATATCAGGGACACTCATCAGAAACGGCCCTGGGAGGTTGAAAGTCGGCGACCAAAAGTACAATCACTTATTCGACGGATCAGCTCTGCTGCACAG attccacttcaaaaaaggcaaagtgacTTACCAGAATAGGTTCCTGCGGAGCAGAAGTTACTTGCGAGACACCAAAGCCCAGCGGATAGTCGTGAACTACTTCGGTACGCGCGCCCATCCCGACCCGTGCAGAACTATCCTTCAGAA TATTGCTAGCAAATTCGACTTTGAAGAACACTTCACAGACAACGCTCAAATCAGCCTCTACCCTTATGGGGACGGTCTCTACGCCCTTACGGAAACGCCCTTCATCTTCCGGGTAGATCCAGATACCCTCGATACCCacgaaaag GTTGACTTAACGAAGTACCTAGCGGTGTTGACCCACACTGCTCACCCTCACGTCGACAGAGATGGCACAGTCTACAATATAGGCCAAGGTGTCGGTCCGCTTGGCCCCAAATATCACATCTGTAAATTCCCGAATCCGAAGGCTGATAAGAGAG GTAAAATCAAGAGCCCCTTCGACCAGGCCCAAATCGTTGGTTCGGTGGGTGCAAGATGGCGTCTCAACCCATGCTATATGCACTCCTTCTCCATGACCGAGAACTACTGGGTGATCATCGAGCAGCCTCTAGTGGTGTCCGTTCCCAAAATCCTGAGGGTCGTCATCAAACAGGACGCCCTCATAGATGCCCTTCAGTGGTATGAAAAAGAG ACGAAGATCCACGTCATCCGGCGGGACACGGGAGCGACGATAACCACCCAGTACGTGACAGAGACGTTCTTCTTCTTGCACACCATCAACGCCTACGAGGACAGAGGTCACATCGTCCTCGACATCGCCACCTACAAGAACGCCGAGATGCTCCACTGCATGTACGTCGAGGCTCTTAAG AACGCATCCTACGATCCATCCTACGCCCGGATGTTCCGAGGGCGTCCCAAGAGATGGGTGATCCCCCTGAGGCCGAACAAAGACGCCAGCGTCGGCACTAACTTGGTCACTCTGCCTGACACCAAGTGCCAAGGGCGATGGCTCAAGAAGAATGTCATCTACTTGACGCCGGAGTTGCTGGCCGATATTGGCTGtgag GTACCTCGTATTCATTACGAGAAACACAACGGAAGACCTTACCAGTATTTCTACGCTATCTGCAGTGACGTCGACCACCCGAACCCGGGCACG TTAGTGAAGGTAGACGTGGTGAGCAAGACGCACCTGGAATGGAGTGAGGACAACATCTATCCGTCTGAGCCCGTCTTCGTGCCACATCCTCTGGGAAAG AACGAGGATGATGGAGTAGTCCTGTCCGCTCTTCTGAGGGCGAAGGGTCTCGACAACCAGGTCTGCATGGTCATCCTCGACGCTGCTACTTTCACGCTGAGGGCCAGGGTGGAATTCCTGGCCCCTGGGCCCGTTCCCAAGTGCCTCCACGGGTGGTTTGTCCCTGAGGGCAATCTGAAGGTGCACCGGAAGGAACAGGAAAATATTTCTAACAGGGAGGAGTGA